One Coffea arabica cultivar ET-39 chromosome 5e, Coffea Arabica ET-39 HiFi, whole genome shotgun sequence DNA segment encodes these proteins:
- the LOC140007028 gene encoding uncharacterized protein, translating into MRWHEEKCTKDGFMRHPADSPTWQTFDHLHPEFAKDCRNVRLGLASDGFNPFNNMSSTHSTWPVVLIPYNLPPWMCMKQPYFMLSLLILGPSSPGNNIDVYLQPLVKERTTLWDFGIQTYDASQKENFQLHVALLWIISDFPGYAMLSRWSTKGEYACPNVCENIWGTLLDIEDKAKDYYNSRRDLREIGIRKELHPIETEPGKVYLPPSSFAMDKKQRTMFCNVLKKVKVPDGYQLMPTTLRKTLPKSVRYSLIRLSRYFRCLGTLKSYVRNKSRPEGSIAQGYLAEECINFCSLYLADYVETKFNRPNRNEEVHKEIEDGLDIFSESGHPLGRGKPTVFDAHILSKAHQYILFNCDAVTPYIEQHRRLIEEGHPQVAQHLKERLYSENFACWLAEHIDKLELP; encoded by the exons ATGAGATGGCATGAGGAAAAATGTACAAAAGATGGTTTTATGAGACATCCAGCTGATTCTCCAACTTGGCAAACTTTTGACCATCTACATCCAGAATTTGCTAAGGATTGTCGAAATGTTAGATTGGGATTGGCATCTGATGGGTTTAATCCATTCAACAACATGAGTTCTACACACAGTACTTGGCCTGTGGTTTTAATACCATATAACTTACCTCCGTGGATGTGTATGAAGCAACCGTACTTCATGTTGTCCTTGTTAATACTCGGACCATCCTCTCCTGGGAATAATATTGATGTTTATCTACAGCCTCTAGTTAAAGAACGGACCACATTGTGGGATTTTGGCATTCAAACTTACGATGCatcccaaaaagaaaattttcaattgcatgTAGCTCTGTTGTGGATAATTAGTGATTTCCCTGGATATGCAATGTTATCTAGGTGGAGCACTAAAGGTGAATATGCTTGTCCT AATGTTTGTGAAAATATTTGGGGGACATTGCTGGACATTGAGGATAAAGCAAAGGACTATTATAATTCCCGCCGTGATTTGAGAGAAATAGGAATAAGAAAAGAGCTGCATCCCATTGAGACAGAACCTGGAAAGGTGTACTTACCTCCATCTTCCTTTGCAATGGATAAAAAACAGAGAACTATGTTTTGCAATGTGCTAAAAAAGGTGAAAGTTCCAGATGGTTAT CAATTGATGCCTACAACTTTGAGAAAGACTTTGCCAAAATCTGTGCGCTATTCTTTGATTCGATTGAGTAGATACTTCAG GTGCCTAGGAACATTAAAATCTTATGTTCGAAATAAAAGTAGGCCTGAAGGTTCGATTGCTCAAGGCTACTTGGCAGAAGAATGCATAAACTTTTGCTCATTGTATCTTGCGGACTATGTTGAGACAAAATTCAATCGTCCAaacagaaatgaagaagtacataaggaaattgaagatggtttagaTATATTCTCTGAATCAGGACATCCTTTGGGGAGGGGCAAGCCAACAGTCTTTGATGCTCATATCTTGAGTAAAGCACATCAGTATATTTTATTTAACTGTGATGCTGTCACACCTTACATAGA GCAACATCGTAGATTGATAGAAGAAGGTCATCCTCAAGTTGCACAACATCTAAAAGAGCGCTTGTACAGCGAAAATtttgcttgttggcttgctgaacat attGACAAGTTAGAACTTCCTTAA